GCCCTCGATGTAGTACTCCTCGGGCTCCATGTCCGCGCCGCTCCGGGCGATCCGGAAGGCGTTGCGAAGGTTGCGGAAGTCGACCTCCGCGCTCAGGAACTCGACGTACAGCGCCATCGGCCGACTGGGCTCGGCCGGGAGCCCGGTCAGCAGTTCCTCGTAGAACGCCCGGTCGAGGGCGTTCTCCAGGGGCACCAGCACGTCGCTCTCCTCGAAGACCTCGTAGGCCTCCGCGAGCGCGTCGCCGTAGCGCGTCGTTTCGAGCCGTTCGACGACGCCCTGGATCGAGCCGGCCGCCAGCAGTTCGTCGAGGAGTCCCTCGTCGAACTCGCCGGCGCGGATCAGGTCGGTCTCGATTCCCTCGCGGCTCTCGCCGGAGTAGAGCCCGCGGATGATCGTCTTGACGTTCCAGACGTCGAACTTCCGGAGGTAGCGGACGATGTAGCCGTAGAGCTCGCCTTCGGACCACCGCAGCAGGTCGTCGAAGTGCTTGGCGACGTTGCGGTTCAGTGCGAACTCGATGAGGTCGACCCCGGAGTGGCGAGCGGCGAGCGCGTTCATCTCGGTCTCGTACTCGCTTTCCTCCATGAAGCGGGCGATCTCGCCCGTCCCCATCCGGACCAGCTTCCGGTAGTCGTCGTCGTCGAACAGCACGGCCCGGCGCGAACGGACCCGCGCGATCACGTACTCGTAATTGCCCGGGCCGCTCGTTTTCTCGGTGTCGATCATTGCTCGAACAGATCGTCGCTGATCTCGCCCAGGTTCTCCTCCCAGACGTCCTCGAGGATCGCGTCGAAGGTGTTGGTCACCTGGACGCGGGACTGCTCGCTGGAGACCACGACGCCGCCGAGGCAGTCGTACTCGCCCGCGTAGCTCCCCTCGACCTCGCGGTCTTCGAGCAGCGACTCGATCAGTTCCTCGTCGTCGGCGCGGCCCCGCACTGCCAGGTCGCCGTCGTCGTCGAACTCCGAGACGGCGGCGTCGAGCAGCGCGCCGGTCAGCTCCTCGCGCTTTTCGCCGTCCAGACTCTCGATCTCGTCCTCGACCGCCTCGCGCACCTCGCCCAGGACGTTCCGTCGGGCCTCGAGTCGGGCCTGTTTGGCCTCCAGTTTCGCGCTGGAGAGGCGCTGTTCGCGCTCCTGTGCGATGGTCGATTCCACGTCGGCCTCGCGCTCGTTTCGGATCTCCTCGGCGTCGCGTTCGGCCGCCGAGCGGATCTCTTCGGCCTCGGCTTCCGCCTCGGACCGAATGTCCTCCGCACGCGCGCGGGCTTTCTCCCGTATGTCCTCTACGACTGTATCAAGGCTCATCGTTAGAAATGGGAAGCGGTGTTAGACGAAGACGACGACCAGGGCCAGGATGACGAGCGTCTCCGGCAGCACCGTCAGGATCAGCCCACGGCCGAACATCTCGTCGTTCTCGGCGATCGCCCCGACGGCGGCCGCCCCGATCCCGCGCTCCGCGTAGCCCGCACCGAGGGCCGCCAGACCGACCGCCAGCGCCGCCGCCGCGCCCGTCGGGATGGCGGGCTGCGGGTTGAATTCCTGGAGAAGCGTTACCAGCACCGTCGTGAGTTCGAGTGCTTCGAGCATGATTACGTCCTCAAGTGTGTCTCCGAACAGGCTGATATCACCCTAGCGGCCCCATAAAACTTCCCAAATACCGTCGTCAGCGCGTGAAAACCAAGTGTGAGACGGTCTCACGGTTCGATCGGCTAACGGGACGAGTGCGCCCGCGTTTCGCTTCCCGCAACATTCGCGCCCGCCAGCGACCGCCCGGGGCGGCCGGTCAGTTCCGGCCGCCGGTCGGCCTCAGTCCTCGGCGGTGTACTCCCGCTCGTAGCCGAACGGGGTGTACTTCCGACCGCCGCCCTCGTAGAACTTCCCGAAGAACTCCACGTACTCGAGACGGACCCCCTGCAGGCCGGCGCTGGTGACGCCCAGCGCGAGCACGAGCAGGTGGCCGATCACGAGGATGAGGATGCCGACGAGGATGCCGGCGACCCCCGAGTGGACGAGCCCGCCGAACATGATCTCGACGACCTCGTACCCGTGGTACGTCGTGCCGGCTTCGGGCATCCCGCCGGTCCCGAAGTGCCAGGCTTCGCCGCCGTGCTCTTCGGTGACGTAGACGCCGAAGACCAGCAGGTTGACCACGAAGGCCATCGCGGCCTTGGCCAGCAGCACCGCCGCGATCCGGGTGTAAGAGAGCACGTTGACGAGCACGTTCAGGAACTCGACGCCCTCGACGGGCTCTGCGTTGACGAGCAAGACGAGTCCCACGAAGAACGCACCCAGGCCGACGAGCCCGAACGGCTCCGGGAGCCCGGCGAAGCCGAGCGGGAGCGGGTGCCCGTTGAAGACGCTGTCGGACCCGTAGAGCAGGCCCGGTGCGCTACCGAAGGCGCCGCCGAAGATCCACGCCCAGATGCCAAAGAGCATCAGCAGCCACGACCCGCTCTCGCCCATCGCGTCGCCGAAGCCGTGACTCTGGAAATTGTGGACGAAGTCGAGAACCCACCCGATCGCGAGGTGGACCATTCCGGCCAGCAGGCTGATCACGAGCCAGGCCTGCGCCCAGGTGCTGTGGTAGGGCTGGAGGCCCTTGTGGATCGGCGCGGAACCGCCCCACAGGTACTCGGCGATGTAGTGGAATCCGAAGATCTCGCCGTAGAGGATCCCGAAGATCGCGGTGAACGCACCGGCCCAGATGCCGACGCCGCCGAGACTCCGCAGCATGTCGCTGTCGAAGCTACTGTAGAGCCAGTAGCCCAGCACGATGTAGAGGATCCCGTACCCCAGGTCGCCGATCATGAACCCGAAGAAGGCCGGGAAGGTCAGGAAGAGCAGGACGGTCGGGTCGAACTCCGAGTACTTCGGCCGGTTGATGACCCCGACCAGTGCCTCGAAGGGCTTGGCCGGGCCCGGGTTGTCCTGCACGACCGGCGGGTCCTCGTCGCCCATCGTGACGTTACCCCCGTCCGCAACAGGCTCTTTCTCCTGTTCCTGCTCGGCCTCCTCGGACTCGGCGGCCGAGGCCGCCGAGTCCGGGGAGTCCGTGCTGACCGGGGATCCGACGCCGCCGGTCTCGCCCTCGGTCGCGCCGCCTTCCTCGGCCACGTCCTCCGTGTGGTGGACGTGCCCGTCGGTATCGTACTCGGCGCGTTCGAGTTCCTCGACCTCGACGCGGTCGCCGACGGTCGAATCGAGCGCGGCGACCAGCTCTTCGTACTGCTCCGTCGGGAGCCACCCTTCGGCGACGAAGGCGTTCTCCGTCGTCGCGAAGGAGAGGGGCGCTTCGGACTTCTGTGCCTCGATGGCCAGGGTCTCCTCGGCCGCGAGCAGGAAGCCCGCGACGTCGAGGCGGAGGTCGCCGAGTTCGTCCTCGACGGTACCGAGTTTGGATTCGAGCTGCTGTTTGCGGTGGTGTAGCTCCGAGATGTACTCCTCGGGGCTGCCCTCGGCGTCGGGCACCTCGTAGGACTGATAGCGCGCGCCGACGAGCAGGTCCTGGACGGTGACGTCGGTCCCCGTCGTGGGGTCCCCGTCCTCGGGATAGACGAAGACGGCGACGGCGTCGCCCTCCGAGAACACCTCGAAGTCGGCGACGCGGTCGGAGTCTGCGAGTTCGGCTTCGATGGCGTCGGCGTCGCCCTCGCCCACGCCGACCGCGAGCGAGTCGTAGCCGGTCAGCAGGTCCAGATCGAGGCCGAGCGCGGCGAAGGGCTCGACGCTGTCGATGTTCTCCTCGACCGTCCGGAGTTCGTCTTTCAGTCCGTCGCGGCGGTCGTCGAGTTCGTTGACCTCTTCGCGGATCTCGCCGAGTTCCTCGTCGAGGGCCTCCTCGGTGACCAGCCGGGTCGGGCCGGCGTCGGTCTCCGCCACGCCGAGGATGGACTTCAGCGAGCGGACGGTGACGAGTTTCTCCGAGGCCTCGTTGCCGCCCTCGACGGTGTCGCCGGGCTCGAAGCCCTCCCAGGCGCCGTCGTAGTCGGTGAGATCAACCAGTCGGAGGTCGTGCATGGCCTCGACGACCGGCTCCATGACCTGTTTGGAGCCGGTCACCGAGACGCGGCTCATCCGCTCAGGTCTGAGCATGCACCGCCTCCTCGAACAGGTCTGTCACGCGGTCGATCACCTCGTCGCGCTGGTCGGCGGCCTGTGCCTCCAGCGCCTCGCGCTGTTCGTCGCCCTCTGCGAGGATGCGCTCGCGCTCTTCCTCGATCTCGGCGCGAGCGTCCTCGAGGCGCTCCTGTGCGATCTCCTCGGCCTCCTCTCGGGCCTGCTGGCGGATCTCCTCGGCCTCCTCTCGGGCCTCCTCGATGAGCGCCTCGGCCTCCTGCTCGGCCTCGGCGACGATATCGTCGGCCTCGTCTTCGGTCTCTTTGATCCGGTCGAGAACCTCTGGCCTTGGCATTTGAATCATCCGGAACTAGCACCAACGCCTATTTGGTAGTTGCGAAGTTTGCCGCCCGAACCGCTCGTTCGCAGTCGTGTGACAGGTTCACGGCCCGCTCCGCGTCCGGGACCGTGGCCCGACCCGTGCCGGCCCCGTCCGATGGACGGAAATCCGGGGAATTATGAGCCGGAGCGCCGAAACGACGACCAATGGGAGTGCTCGAAGACAAGTCCCGGGCTCGCCTCTTCTACAAGTACCTCTCGAAGGTGTACGACCGGATCAACCCGTTCATCTGGAACGAGCAGATGCGGACCGCGGCCATCGACCTGCTCGACATCGAACCGGACGACCGGGTGCTGGACGTGGGGTGTGGCACCGGCTTCGCGACCGAGGGCCTGCTCTCCCGCGTCGATACGGTCTACGGGCTCGACCAGAGCCCCCACCAGCTTGAGAAGGCCTACGAGAAGTTCGGCAAACGCGACGGCCCCGTCCAGTTCCACCTCGGCGACGCCGAGCGGCTCCCCTTCCGCGACGACGCCTTCGACGTGGTCTGGTCCTCGGGCTCAATCGAGTACTGGCCCAACCCGGTCGACGCCCTCAGGGAGTGTCGCCGCGTCGCGAAACCCGGCGGCCAGGTGCTGATCGTCGGCCCGAACTACCCGAACTCGACGATCTTCCAGAAGCTCGCCGACGCGATCATGCTGTTCTACGACGAGCACGAGGCCGACCGGATGTTCCGCGAGGCCGGCTTCACCGCCTTCGAGCACTACACGATGGGCCCCGACTACAACCCCGAAATCGCGATTACTACCGTGGCGAAGGTGCCGGAGTAGGAGAGTATTGTACCGAGCGCGACCAACGGGAGCGCTCGGCTTTTTCGCCCACGTTTTTCGACGTTCACGAGAGCGGAACTCTCGTGAGCAAACCAGAAATCGGAGATTTCTGGTGTGAGCGGTGGCGAGCGTAGCGAGTCACCCGAGGAGAAAAAGGTGGAATCCGGAGATCGCGATTACTACCGTGGCGCAGGTGCCGGAGTAGCCCGTCAGGCGACCGTTTCCAGCGTAGCCAGTTTTCTGCCGTCCAGATAGAGTGCCACGGTGACCTCCGAACCCTCGCCGGGGAGCGGTGCGTTCGTTCCCGCAAGCTCGAAACTCGCCCGCTCGCCGGCCGTCCAGCGCTCGTCGCCGGCGACGTTGACGGGGCCGGTCGGCCCCGAGACGAACCCGGTGGTCGCGAAGAAGGGGACCGGCGGCTGGTGGGCGAGCGGCTCGCCGTCGATCCGGACCCGGATTCGGAGGTCCGCGACGGACACGGCGTCGCCGCCGCTGTGCGTGAGGGTGATTCGGTTCGCGTCGGCGTCGACCTGCAACTCGAACGCGGTTCTCGTGGGGTCGTCGCCCGCGGGCGCGGCGCCGAAGGCGGTGGCCCCGACGACCGAGGCGGCGAGGACGGCGACGAGGGTCAGGAGGGCGACGCCGACGACGGAACTGAGCGCGCGAGTCGACACGCGGGAGGGTGGTCCCGGCTTCCCACTTCAATCTCCGCTCGTCCCGGCTCAGTCCGCGACCCCGGTGACGGAGACGGTTTCGTTGCCGACGGCGGCCTCGACGCGGACGGACGCGTCGGGCTGGAGCGTCCAGAGGCGGCCGTTCTCGCCGGTCTGGCCGACGTA
Above is a genomic segment from Halorientalis sp. LT38 containing:
- a CDS encoding V-type ATP synthase subunit C, which translates into the protein MIDTEKTSGPGNYEYVIARVRSRRAVLFDDDDYRKLVRMGTGEIARFMEESEYETEMNALAARHSGVDLIEFALNRNVAKHFDDLLRWSEGELYGYIVRYLRKFDVWNVKTIIRGLYSGESREGIETDLIRAGEFDEGLLDELLAAGSIQGVVERLETTRYGDALAEAYEVFEESDVLVPLENALDRAFYEELLTGLPAEPSRPMALYVEFLSAEVDFRNLRNAFRIARSGADMEPEEYYIEGGDLFDTNDIRQLAGDVDRLVEHVRQSRYGDELREGLDALEEAGSLLEFERAVDAALLEYSGRLSNRYPLSVCPVLAYVLAKEREVDNIRAIARGREAGLSQEEIETELVIL
- a CDS encoding V-type ATP synthase subunit E, which codes for MSLDTVVEDIREKARARAEDIRSEAEAEAEEIRSAAERDAEEIRNEREADVESTIAQEREQRLSSAKLEAKQARLEARRNVLGEVREAVEDEIESLDGEKREELTGALLDAAVSEFDDDGDLAVRGRADDEELIESLLEDREVEGSYAGEYDCLGGVVVSSEQSRVQVTNTFDAILEDVWEENLGEISDDLFEQ
- a CDS encoding F0F1 ATP synthase subunit C: MLEALELTTVLVTLLQEFNPQPAIPTGAAAALAVGLAALGAGYAERGIGAAAVGAIAENDEMFGRGLILTVLPETLVILALVVVFV
- a CDS encoding V-type ATP synthase subunit I, translated to MLRPERMSRVSVTGSKQVMEPVVEAMHDLRLVDLTDYDGAWEGFEPGDTVEGGNEASEKLVTVRSLKSILGVAETDAGPTRLVTEEALDEELGEIREEVNELDDRRDGLKDELRTVEENIDSVEPFAALGLDLDLLTGYDSLAVGVGEGDADAIEAELADSDRVADFEVFSEGDAVAVFVYPEDGDPTTGTDVTVQDLLVGARYQSYEVPDAEGSPEEYISELHHRKQQLESKLGTVEDELGDLRLDVAGFLLAAEETLAIEAQKSEAPLSFATTENAFVAEGWLPTEQYEELVAALDSTVGDRVEVEELERAEYDTDGHVHHTEDVAEEGGATEGETGGVGSPVSTDSPDSAASAAESEEAEQEQEKEPVADGGNVTMGDEDPPVVQDNPGPAKPFEALVGVINRPKYSEFDPTVLLFLTFPAFFGFMIGDLGYGILYIVLGYWLYSSFDSDMLRSLGGVGIWAGAFTAIFGILYGEIFGFHYIAEYLWGGSAPIHKGLQPYHSTWAQAWLVISLLAGMVHLAIGWVLDFVHNFQSHGFGDAMGESGSWLLMLFGIWAWIFGGAFGSAPGLLYGSDSVFNGHPLPLGFAGLPEPFGLVGLGAFFVGLVLLVNAEPVEGVEFLNVLVNVLSYTRIAAVLLAKAAMAFVVNLLVFGVYVTEEHGGEAWHFGTGGMPEAGTTYHGYEVVEIMFGGLVHSGVAGILVGILILVIGHLLVLALGVTSAGLQGVRLEYVEFFGKFYEGGGRKYTPFGYEREYTAED
- the ahaH gene encoding ATP synthase archaeal subunit H — translated: MPRPEVLDRIKETEDEADDIVAEAEQEAEALIEEAREEAEEIRQQAREEAEEIAQERLEDARAEIEEERERILAEGDEQREALEAQAADQRDEVIDRVTDLFEEAVHAQT
- a CDS encoding methyltransferase domain-containing protein, whose protein sequence is MGVLEDKSRARLFYKYLSKVYDRINPFIWNEQMRTAAIDLLDIEPDDRVLDVGCGTGFATEGLLSRVDTVYGLDQSPHQLEKAYEKFGKRDGPVQFHLGDAERLPFRDDAFDVVWSSGSIEYWPNPVDALRECRRVAKPGGQVLIVGPNYPNSTIFQKLADAIMLFYDEHEADRMFREAGFTAFEHYTMGPDYNPEIAITTVAKVPE
- a CDS encoding type IV pilin N-terminal domain-containing protein, which translates into the protein MSTRALSSVVGVALLTLVAVLAASVVGATAFGAAPAGDDPTRTAFELQVDADANRITLTHSGGDAVSVADLRIRVRIDGEPLAHQPPVPFFATTGFVSGPTGPVNVAGDERWTAGERASFELAGTNAPLPGEGSEVTVALYLDGRKLATLETVA